The following proteins are encoded in a genomic region of Papaver somniferum cultivar HN1 unplaced genomic scaffold, ASM357369v1 unplaced-scaffold_10, whole genome shotgun sequence:
- the LOC113326471 gene encoding uncharacterized protein LOC113326471, with protein sequence MGSGYTKIHACINNCILYWNEYKDEKVCPTCKAPRWKVDRDGKVYENVPAKVLWYFDIISRFQRLFQSKHTAEDLIWHDATRNKDGVLRHPTDSHAWREIDNNFPEIKGDPRNLRLAVSADGVDVNTGTKHHSGKRTWDAYAQEMFTLRAVVLCTINDYPALGTLCGCRYAGYHGCVVCRKKTHSIRLHDSNKNVYVGYRRFLPYEHPFRRHKGAFGGKQEWETAPEPMTREEMYEEVKCIKNSWGNKGTNTQGEDVQVTPGKGGKMKRIRKTKIERIRKISKEVDRSGEEEEGMETTYWSKYNIWQRLLRYWRYNDVQHCIDFMHVEKNVAQSLVGTLLHNGNTKDGLNARKDLVRLGLKSELHPKTDDKGTILPAACYTLTTEEKDIFLETLSELRVPEGSISAKEIMVEELDKLQEDLCVTLCLLEKEVKLCGPVCFRWMYPFERCMKVIKGHVRNKNQPCGCIAEENVAEETIEIYCEYHKSIRTIGIPLDRHNTSQEGEPLSDEEPCIVTPEQLRQAHFYVMQNTPEIEPYIDRHKLYLETNYSTKKRAWLEKEHSNTFGAWLKNEVEKELADDRESISENLRWISHGPHYEVTKYTVYRINGYLFHTRSRDGRIHQNSGVSVAANDMHISRDDDVTYGKASYYGVLQEIWELDYCERKVHLFKCNWVDNKRGVKRDALGYKIVDLTMLGYKNDPFILASQAKQVFYVKDQLDKKKSIVFVAPPKNYRDDDGNDEEFSTVIFSGNDNILPSVDPQDLGKKSRNDYFRTDCRGLLIRKPK encoded by the exons ATGGGTTCAGGGTACACAAAGATACATGCATGTATCAACAACTGCATTCTTTATTGGAATGAGTACAAGGATGAAAAAGTGTGTCCTACTTGTAAAGCACCCAGATGGAAAGTTGACAGGGATGGTAAAGTTTACGAGAATGTTCCAGCAAAGGTATTGTGGTACTTCGACATCATCTCAAGATTTCAGCGGCTGTTTCAATCGAAGCACACAGCAGAAGATTTGATATGGCACGATGCCACTAGAAACAAAGACGGTGTTTTACGTCATCCGACAGACTCACATGCTTGGAGAGAGATAGATAACAATTTCCCAGAAATTAAAGGTGATCCAAGAAATCTGCGGTTAGCAGTTTCGGCTGATGGAGTTGATGTAAACACAGGCACCAAACATCACAGT GGAAAGAGAACATGGGATGCATATGCCCAAGaaatgtttactctacgtgcagTTGTTTTGTGTACGATAAACGATTATCCTGCTCTTGGTACACTATGTGGTTGTCGCTATGCTGGATATCATGGTTGTGTGGTGTGTCGGAAAAAAACGCACAGTATTAGGCTtcatgactcaaacaagaatgttTATGTTGGTTATAGAAGATTTTTACCCTATGAGCATCCGTTCAGAAGGCATAAGGGGGCATTTGGCGGAAAACAAGAGTGGGAGACTGCTCCAGAACCAATGACCAGGGAAGAAATGTATGAGGAGGTAAAATGTATAAAGAATTCATGGGGAAATAAGGGGACGAATACTCAAGGGGAAGACGTGCAGGTTACACCTGGaaaaggtggaaagatgaagcgcATCAGAAAAACGAAAATTGAGcgcatcagaaaaatatcaaaagaagTCGATAGGTCAGGTGAGGAAGAGGAAGGCATGGAAACCACTTACTGGAGCAAGTACAACATATGGCAGAGACTACTTAGATATTGGCGCTATAATGATGTCCAACATTGTATTGATTTCATGCATGTCGAAAAGAATGTGGCACAAAGTCTTGTTGGAACGTTGCTGCACAAcgggaatacaaaagatggattaaATGCCAGAAAGGATTTGGTGCGTTTGGGGTTAAAATCGGAGTTACACCCTAAGACAGATGACAAAGGAACGATACTTCCCGCAGCATGTTATACATTAACTACGGAAGAAAAAGACATATTCTTGGAGACACTATCCGAGTTAAGAGTTCCAGAAGG atcaATATCTGCCAAAGAAATCATGGTGGAAGAGCTAGATAAATtgcaagaggatctctgtgtgacGTTATGCTtactagagaa ggaagtgaagTTATGCGGTCCGGTTTGCTTTAGATGGATGTATCCTTTCGAAAGGTGTATGAAGGTTATAAAGGGGCATGTGCGAAACAAGAATCAACCTTGTGGATGCATTGCCGAAGAGAATGTTGCAGAAGAGACGATTGAGATATATTGTGAGTACCATAAAAGCATCAGGACAATTGGTATTCCACTAGATAGGCATAATACATCTCAGGAGGGAGAACCGTTATCAGATGAAGAGCCGTGTATAGTTACCCCTGAACAGTTGAGACAAGCACATTTCTATGTAATGCAGAACACGCCTGAAATTGAGCCTTACATAGA CCGACACAAGCTATATTTGGAAACTAACTATTCTACTAAAAAGCGAGCATGGCTGGAGAAAGAGCACTCTAACACTTTTGGCGCTTGGTTAAAAAATGAG GTTGAAAAAGAGTTGGCAGACGACAGAGAAAGTATCTCAGAGAACTTAAGATGGATATCACACGGCCCGCACTATGAGGTAACGAAATACACTGTATATCGCATCAATGGATATCTATTCCACACAAGATCCCGTGATGGTAGAATTCACCAGAATAGTGGGGTTAGCGTTGCAGCAAATGACATGCACATATCTAGAGATGATGACGTTACATATGGTAAAGCCTCTTATTATGGTGTCTTGCAAGAGATATGGGAGTTAGATTACTGTGAAAGAAAAGTTCATCTTTTCAAGTGCAATTGGGTTGATAATAAACGTGGGGTCAAAAGAGATGCTCTTGGCTACAAGATTGTTGACCTTACTATGTTGGGATACAAAAATGATCCTTTTATTTTAGCCTcacaagctaagcaggtattttatgtcaaAGACCAGTTGGATAAGAAAAAGTCTATTGTTTTTGTGGCACCTCCCAAAAATTATAGAGATGACGATGGCAACGATGAGGAATTCAGTACAGTAATCTTTTCTGGGAATGATAATATCTTGCCGTCTGTAGATCCACAAGACTTGGGTAAAAAATCCCGAAATGATTACTTCCGAACTGACTGCCGAGGTTTACTTATACGCAAGCCAAAATGA